In Mesorhizobium sp. J428, the genomic window TAGAGAAAGGCGTCGGCGACCGAGAAATAGTCGCCGAGCAGATAGTCTCCCGCAAGACACCCGGCGAGATGGGCAAACCTGCCGGCGATCATGCCGCCTACCGCGGGCTTTTCAGCTTCGCCGACGAAGAAGAACAGGAATAGGAACGGCCGGTGCATCTCGGTCGAGATGAAGGTCAGCGCCTCGATCTGCCGGGTCCTCGGCATTCCGTTCCCCGGCCGCAACGCATCGGACTGTTGCGCCGCCCAATCGAGCAGCGCGACGTTCTCGGTCAGCATCGAGCCGTCGTCGAAGACAAGGGCGGGCACATAGCCCTTGGCATTGATCTCGGGGAACGGCCGGCCGCTTTTGGTGAGACGGGTCTGGACGTCGACTTCCTCGATCTCGAACTTCATCCCTGCCTCGCGCAGGGCGATGTGGGTGGCAAGCGAGCAGCCGTCGGCGAAGTAGTAGAGCTTCACGACATCGTCTCCAGATGCTCGACAAGCTTGTCGAGCGATTCCGTCCAGCCTGCTTCATGGCCGTCACGCACCGCCGCGTTGCGGAAGTTGCCCTGGTGAAGGGTAAGCCTGGTCCTGCCGCCGGGCATCTCTTCGAAGCGGACGGTGACGGTCGTCAGCGGGCTGAGGCCGCCATTGTCCTCCCATCCGTCCTCCTCCCACTGGTGGGTGAAGGAGATGCGCTCGATGGGCGAGACGTCGACATAGGTGCCGCGCATGATGTAGCGCTGTCCGTCCTCACTCTGCATCACCACCCGGAATGATCCGCCGGTGGCAGCGGTGCCGCCCGTGGCCTCAGGGATGGTCATGCCGCGCGGGCAGCTCCATACCCTCATATGGTCCGGCTCCATCCACATCCGGAACACCAGCGCGCGCGGCGCGTCGTAGATGCGGGTGATCGTCAGTTCGTGGCCCGTATCGGGCTCGATCCTTTGCGCGAGCGGCATGGTTCTTCTCCTCGGTTCGGGTTTT contains:
- a CDS encoding glutathione S-transferase C-terminal domain-containing protein, coding for MKLYYFADGCSLATHIALREAGMKFEIEEVDVQTRLTKSGRPFPEINAKGYVPALVFDDGSMLTENVALLDWAAQQSDALRPGNGMPRTRQIEALTFISTEMHRPFLFLFFFVGEAEKPAVGGMIAGRFAHLAGCLAGDYLLGDYFSVADAFLYVMLRWAKMSKMEVSDRFAPYVQRIEARPAVQAALRAEGLKALGN
- a CDS encoding SRPBCC domain-containing protein, translated to MPLAQRIEPDTGHELTITRIYDAPRALVFRMWMEPDHMRVWSCPRGMTIPEATGGTAATGGSFRVVMQSEDGQRYIMRGTYVDVSPIERISFTHQWEEDGWEDNGGLSPLTTVTVRFEEMPGGRTRLTLHQGNFRNAAVRDGHEAGWTESLDKLVEHLETMS